The Pseudomonas berkeleyensis genome includes a region encoding these proteins:
- the pgeF gene encoding peptidoglycan editing factor PgeF, with the protein MSAHDWLIPDWPAPANVRACVTTRSGGVSVAPFDSFNLGDHVDDAPAAVASNRQHLVEALGCQPAWLRQVHGIVVAEADPATVIEADGNWTATPGIACTAMTADCLPALFCDRAGTRVAAAHAGWRGLAGGVLEATVQALDVAPHELLVWLGPAIGPAAFEVGSEVREAFVQQHAEAVSAFVPSANAGKFMADIYQLARIRLAAIGVTAVSGGGLCTYNDARFYSYRRNARTGRFASLIWLQPRA; encoded by the coding sequence GTGAGTGCCCACGATTGGCTCATTCCCGATTGGCCTGCGCCGGCCAACGTGCGCGCCTGCGTCACCACGCGCAGTGGCGGTGTCAGCGTGGCGCCGTTCGATAGCTTCAACCTGGGCGATCACGTCGATGACGCCCCGGCGGCGGTGGCGAGCAATCGTCAGCATCTGGTTGAGGCCCTGGGTTGCCAGCCTGCCTGGCTGCGTCAGGTGCATGGCATCGTGGTGGCAGAAGCCGATCCGGCGACAGTCATCGAAGCCGATGGCAACTGGACGGCCACCCCAGGTATCGCCTGCACGGCAATGACGGCCGACTGCCTGCCTGCCCTGTTCTGTGATCGCGCGGGGACGCGTGTGGCAGCGGCCCATGCCGGTTGGCGCGGGTTGGCCGGTGGCGTGCTGGAGGCGACCGTGCAGGCGCTCGACGTCGCACCGCATGAGCTGCTGGTCTGGCTCGGCCCGGCCATCGGCCCGGCAGCGTTCGAAGTGGGTAGCGAGGTGCGCGAGGCCTTCGTGCAACAGCATGCCGAGGCTGTCAGCGCATTCGTACCCAGCGCCAATGCCGGCAAGTTCATGGCCGATATCTACCAGCTGGCGCGCATTCGCCTGGCCGCCATCGGCGTGACCGCCGTCAGCGGCGGTGGGCTGTGTACTTACAACGATGCGCGCTTCTACTCCTATCGCCGCAACGCCCGCACCGGGCGTTTCGCTTCGCTGATCTGGCTACAGCCGCGAGCTTGA
- the rluD gene encoding 23S rRNA pseudouridine(1911/1915/1917) synthase RluD: MTSINKQLIQLQAVVPFEQGGQRLDQVAAQLFGEFSRSRLSTWIKEGRLTVDGAVARPRDTVHAGSTLVLDAEQEAQGEWIAQDIELNIVYEDEHLLVIDKPAGLVVHPAAGHADGTLLNALLHHVPDIINVPRAGIVHRLDKDTTGLMVVAKTLQAQTNLVEQLQKRTVSRIYECICIGVITAGGTIDAPIGRSSSQRQRMAVTDGGKPAISHYRVLERYRSHTHVRVKLETGRTHQIRVHMTHVGYPLVGDPVYAGRFRIPPAASPTLVQSLKEFPRQALHARFLELDHPATGKRMKWESALPDDLVWLLTLLRQDREAFVG; the protein is encoded by the coding sequence ATGACTTCTATAAACAAGCAGCTGATTCAACTCCAGGCCGTCGTCCCCTTTGAACAGGGCGGTCAACGCCTCGACCAAGTGGCTGCGCAGCTGTTTGGCGAGTTCTCCCGTTCGCGCCTTTCCACCTGGATCAAGGAAGGTCGCCTGACTGTCGATGGCGCCGTGGCGCGCCCGCGCGATACCGTGCATGCCGGCTCGACGCTGGTGCTCGATGCCGAGCAGGAAGCGCAGGGCGAGTGGATCGCGCAGGACATCGAACTGAACATCGTCTATGAAGACGAACACCTGCTGGTCATCGACAAGCCCGCAGGTCTGGTGGTGCATCCGGCAGCCGGACATGCCGACGGCACCCTGCTCAACGCCCTGCTGCACCACGTGCCGGACATCATCAACGTGCCGCGTGCCGGTATCGTCCATCGCCTGGATAAGGACACCACCGGCCTGATGGTGGTGGCCAAGACGCTGCAGGCGCAGACCAATCTGGTCGAGCAACTGCAGAAGCGCACCGTCAGCCGTATCTATGAATGCATCTGCATCGGCGTGATCACCGCCGGCGGCACCATCGATGCGCCGATTGGCCGTAGCTCCAGTCAGCGTCAGCGCATGGCGGTGACCGATGGCGGCAAGCCGGCGATCAGTCATTACCGTGTGCTCGAGCGCTATCGCTCGCACACCCATGTGCGGGTCAAGCTGGAAACCGGGCGCACCCACCAGATTCGCGTGCACATGACCCACGTTGGTTATCCGCTGGTGGGCGATCCGGTCTATGCCGGGCGTTTCCGCATTCCGCCGGCGGCGAGCCCGACCCTGGTGCAGAGCCTCAAGGAGTTTCCGCGTCAGGCCCTGCATGCACGCTTCCTCGAGCTGGATCACCCGGCCACTGGCAAGCGTATGAAATGGGAGTCGGCGCTGCCGGATGATCTGGTCTGGCTGCTGACCCTGTTGCGTCAGGATCGCGAGGCCTTCGTCGGGTGA
- a CDS encoding outer membrane protein assembly factor BamD, which produces MQVKHLLLIAILALTAACSSKQPEVDENLSEVELYQQAQADLDNRSYTQAISKLKALESRYPFGRYAEQAQLELIFAYYKNAEPEAAKSSAERFIRLHPQHANVDYAYYLKGLASFDQDRGLLARFLPLDMTKRDPGAARDSYNEFAQLTSRYPTSRYAPDAKQRMIYLRNLLAAYEVHVGHYYLTRQAYVAAANRGRYVVENFQETPSVGDGLAIMTEAYQRLSLDDLAATSLETLKLNYPDHPSLESGEFVPLEEEADNRSWLAKATLGLIETDTPLPPGETRASQDVIRQYEDAEQQIPAELQQDAKTGETAKKRSIWSYLTFGLFD; this is translated from the coding sequence ATGCAAGTGAAACACCTGCTGCTGATCGCCATCCTCGCCCTTACCGCCGCCTGCTCTTCCAAGCAGCCGGAGGTCGATGAAAACCTCAGCGAGGTGGAGCTGTACCAGCAGGCCCAGGCCGACCTGGACAACCGCAGCTACACCCAGGCTATCTCCAAACTGAAGGCACTGGAGTCGCGCTATCCGTTCGGGCGCTACGCCGAGCAGGCGCAGCTGGAACTGATCTTCGCCTACTACAAGAATGCCGAGCCGGAAGCCGCCAAGTCTTCGGCCGAGCGCTTCATCCGCCTGCACCCGCAGCATGCCAACGTCGACTACGCTTACTACCTCAAGGGCCTGGCCTCGTTCGACCAGGATCGTGGCCTGCTGGCGCGCTTCCTGCCGCTGGACATGACCAAGCGTGACCCAGGCGCTGCGCGCGACTCGTACAACGAGTTCGCCCAGCTCACCAGCCGTTACCCGACCAGCCGCTACGCGCCAGACGCCAAGCAGCGCATGATCTACCTGCGCAACCTGCTGGCTGCCTACGAAGTGCACGTTGGCCACTATTACCTGACCCGCCAGGCCTATGTCGCCGCGGCCAACCGTGGCCGCTACGTGGTGGAAAACTTCCAGGAAACCCCATCCGTGGGTGACGGCCTGGCGATCATGACCGAGGCCTATCAGCGCCTGTCGCTGGATGACCTGGCGGCCACCAGCCTGGAAACCCTCAAGCTCAACTACCCGGATCATCCGAGCCTGGAAAGCGGCGAGTTCGTCCCGCTCGAAGAAGAAGCCGATAACCGTTCCTGGCTGGCCAAGGCCACCCTGGGCCTGATCGAAACCGACACGCCGCTGCCGCCGGGCGAAACCCGCGCCAGCCAGGACGTGATCCGCCAGTACGAAGACGCCGAGCAACAAATCCCGGCTGAACTGCAACAGGACGCCAAGACCGGCGAAACCGCCAAGAAGCGCTCGATCTGGAGCTACCTGACCTTCGGTCTGTTCGACTGA
- a CDS encoding PP0621 family protein yields MGLFRLLFWIAIIFAAIWVWRRYISAPKRPSQAQREDEPAPMVRCAHCGVHIPQTQALTQDQRWYCSQKHLEQGPHTGDR; encoded by the coding sequence ATGGGTCTGTTTCGCCTGCTGTTCTGGATCGCCATCATCTTCGCCGCGATCTGGGTTTGGCGCCGCTATATCAGCGCCCCCAAGCGCCCCAGCCAAGCGCAGCGCGAAGATGAACCTGCGCCCATGGTGCGCTGTGCACACTGCGGCGTGCACATTCCCCAGACTCAAGCGCTGACTCAGGATCAGCGCTGGTACTGCAGCCAGAAACACCTTGAGCAAGGCCCTCACACCGGTGATCGCTGA